One genomic segment of Oncorhynchus mykiss isolate Arlee chromosome 10, USDA_OmykA_1.1, whole genome shotgun sequence includes these proteins:
- the LOC110534714 gene encoding zinc finger and BTB domain-containing protein 18-like → MANVNCMVFNAQIASIMEVLANAAVAEICKLVDDDYAVFRLEITQSQKENRALRRKLQLLELKVARERICASRPSSVKIPDRYRGMARGEGHLTGGHRSFVKLAGHNTWRDDQPITVDEGSGTSTQHVIVIESADAEAAGPGVKQERTEGEDPRHSTDIQTGAAAGVAPPVATEELSTASTLQSRTRCSIREASRTPNAILKSETVTETQRLLQTGSDHRSDPERLELGPLGCPALDSEYLLDGNPSPRTVHSHRDSGDVLETGNDPSCSYTTEMDPDNMPLGLETQTDLSRGDWNRYSSSVYSGGCQDKQGEVIVVDKVKVEGDAPPTWNVDETHLGEGHSQGRDFLDYRESLETNTNITTHSPLHALRDREPVSTSMGPSDSHGRILFHQVFNSNDQARAQPQGGGATSGSSKDKRFLCMFCSKGFSCPQKVEIHQRVHTGVKPFSCTQCHMRFAQACNLKRHQRVHTGVKPFSCTQCHMRFSHSSSLKRHQTVHTGEKSYSCPQCEKRFSHQHQLKMHLKVHMGEKQFVCAQEDLREELPQDTPAEKPFHSIT, encoded by the exons ATGGCTAACGTTAACTGTATGGTTTTTAACgctcaaatagcctccatcatggaggtgctagcaaatgcagccgtggcagagatctgtaaACTCGTTGACGACGACTATGCAGTATTTCGGttggaaataactcaaagccagaaagaaaacagggcatTGCGAAGGAAATTACAGCTACTGGAACTGAAGGTGGCACGGGAGCGCATCTGCGCCagtcgtcccagtagtgtcaagatccctgaccgatacagaggaatggcaagag gtgaaggacatctcactggaggccacaggagctttgtgaagcTAGCGGGccacaatacatggagagatgaccaaccaatcactgttgatgaggggagtggaacctcaacccagcacgttattgtgatagag TCTGCAGATGCAGAGGCTGCAGGTCCTGGGGTCAAGCAGGAGAGGACTGAAGGAGAGGACCCAcgacacagcacagacatccaGACTGGAGCAGCGGCTGGAGTGGCGCCCCCTGTAGCCACGGAAGAACTCTCAACTGCTTCCACGCTCCAGTCCAGGACCCGATGCAGCATTAGGGAGGCCAGTAGAACGCCCAACGCCATCCTCAAGTCCGAGACAGTCACAGAAACACAAAGGCTCTTACAGACAGGATCTGACCACagatcagacccagagagactggAGCTGGGGCCACTGGGCTGTCCTGCTCTCGACTCAGAATATTTACTAGACGGTAACCCAAGCCCGAGGACGGTTCATTCCCATCGGGACTCTGGTGATGTGTTAGAAACTGGTAATGATCCGTCATGTTCTtacactacagagatggaccCTGACAACATGCCCTTGGGTTTAGAGACACAGACTGATCTAtctagaggggactggaaccggtacagtagtagtgtatactctgGAGGGTGCCAAGATAAGCAAGGGGAGGTTATAGTCGTAGATAAAGTGAAAGTGGAGGGCGACGCTCCTCCCACATGGAATGTAGACGAGACTCACTTAGGAGAAGGACACTCACAAGGCAGAGATTTTTTAGATTACAGGGAAAGCTTAGAGACAAATACAAATATCACGACCCACTCCCCTTTGCACGCACTCAGGGATCGTGAGCCAGTGTCCACGTCGATGGGTCCATCCGATTCACACGGCCGCATCCTTTTCCATCAGGTATTTAACTCAAACGACCAGGCTAGAGCCCAGCCTCAGGGAGGGGGAGCCACATCAGGCAGTAGTAAAGATaaacggttcctctgcatgttctgtagcaaaggcttcagctgcccccagaaggtggagatccaccagagggtccacacaggggtaaaacccttcagctgtacccagtgtcacatgcgcttTGCCCAGGCTTgcaacctgaagaggcaccagagggtccacacaggggtgaaacccttcagctgtacccagtgtcacatgcgcttcTCCCACTCATCaagcctgaagaggcaccagacggtccacacaggggagaaatccTACAGTtgcccccagtgtgagaagaggtttTCCCACCAGCACcagctgaagatgcacctgaaggtccacatgGGAGAAAAGCAGTTTGTCTGTGCGCAAGAGGATCTCAGAGAGGAGCTtcctcaggatacaccagcagaaaaaccaTTCCACTCTATAACATAG